From the genome of Candidatus Scalindua japonica:
GGAGCGTAATACTCAAATAACCTCTTCGTCTCCCAGCAATAAACACGTGTGGAGCTGACATTGTAATTACGTTGCACATAATTAAGCAGTTGTGTTTGAGCTGCAGGTTCTATCTTATGGGTATATACAAGCCTTGTTGATATGATACTCATGCTTACAATCAAAATACCAACAAATAAATTATAAGGAGATAGAAAGCTATACCTGAATTTATTCACATTTGAGTAATTGTGCAGAAAATGTTCAAACCGTTCAAGGCCTGCGGATATACAGATTATGGCAAGTGGAATTAAAGGTATGGCATGACGCGGTTTTTCCAGATTCTGTCCCAAAAATACCCACAGGAAATATGGCAGTACACATATTATTATAAATCTTGTTTTGAAACCATAGCCTGTGTGAATCAAATAAAAGATTATACCCGTCCCCATTATGATGGATGGTAACATACGAAAAGCAGATGTATCATAACACCAGAAACCAAGCCCGTTACAAAAGAGACACCACACAAAATCCTGAAATCTTGAAATAATGTTCTGAGAAGTTGCTATCGAACCTCCCCAGTCGCTGAAATGTCCGGATGTAAAGCCAAAGCCATTTACTATGAGTGGCTTGACCCCTGTATAACATGCCAGAGGGACCAACCATATACAAATTCCAATAATAAAAGCAGATACCCCGTAAACTATCGTCTTTTTCCTGTTACCAGATTTTGATAAAACAGACAATGTATAAAGCCACAGGATAGCAAACGGAAAATAACTTAGCCTTACACCGAGACAGGTCCCCAGCATCACACTGCCGAAAATAAGATATCGTAAAGCATTCTCCCCTGAAGTAGATGCATAAAAAAATAATTGGACTGACGCCATTGCAAAGAACAAACCGGCCGCATCCGATAGTGCCTTCTCCGATTGCAGCCAGCACAATGGATTGACAATGTATAGAAACACAGCAAGCCATGCTGTGTTTTCAGTAAACATCCTCCTTGTCAGAAAAAAAAACGGCACTAATGTAATGCTGCCCAATACAGCCCCCGGTACAGTTAAGGCAATCACATCATTGTCTACAAAAATATGGACCAGCCGGCAGAAAAACATATACACAGGATAGCCTGGAAAATGTGGCTGATAGTAAGCAATATCATAATCATGAAGACCAAGGGCAAAGTCAATACTGTCCCACCCTTCCAGATATGTTCCCATAAATAATAACCTTGTGACCATACTTATAACAACCAGAACCGCCAGTATTATTACTGTATTTTGATATGGGCCCTTCATTTTTGAGTGTTTTATTGACATCTTCTGTTTTCTGTTGTGCCGGTTTCCCGTGTCCGAACGGATTCATCAGGGTGAGCAAACGGGTTTGTTATTCTTCATTATGATAACAAGTGGGATCCGGATTCATTTTACACATTTCTGACAACATAAGAATAAAATTATCGTTGTATTGTTGTTTTTCGTCCGGGCAACTACTGGATTTTCCTCAATTTACTCCATTTAAAAAAAAATGTGTTCGCAAAAGAGTACCTCAATGTATGGACAGTAGCATGCCTGGAGAACATTGTTTTTTACGGAATTAGCTACTGTAGTTTGAATAGCGTTTCCGCTGATATGACGACGCCTGACATGTCCACTTCTTTTACTGTCAAAACAACAGGAAACTTTAGGCCTCGTTTTGCTCTTACTGTCTTTTCCAAACCTTTAACCTCAATATCAATACTATGTCTGTAGAGAAACAAAATATTAAAAAGGTAATACGAAATATGCAAGTATAAACATCTTTGTAACTGTTTTGCAACTTCTTCCTTCATATCAATTATGTTAAGTTCTCTGCTTGTTCAAGCCAAAACGTTGAGTGATAATGCTCCTGTAACGGCAGGATCCTTTCCTTGGTCTGTAACAGGATTTTCTTCTCGTCTCTGCTCCGTATCAGCCTCATTTTTGGGGTATGTTTCAGTATTCAATCCCATGGAAAGTTGTATTGCCCTGTCGCTGAACTCTACTGAGTCCATATAACTATTTTGTATAGTCGAAACCTCCTCGTTAACTTCTGTCTGATTGTCTATAGTAAGGGCTCCTAATGCTTCTTTAACTGAAATTGCCAATTGGTTCATACTTGCTAAACGCATTGTCCAGACTCCTTCTCATATGCTTAAATAATTTTATATCTTCACAACTCTATTGCTGTTTCTAACTCTCAGCGATAACAGTCAGACTCTTTCTTTGAGTA
Proteins encoded in this window:
- a CDS encoding ArnT family glycosyltransferase, with protein sequence MSIKHSKMKGPYQNTVIILAVLVVISMVTRLLFMGTYLEGWDSIDFALGLHDYDIAYYQPHFPGYPVYMFFCRLVHIFVDNDVIALTVPGAVLGSITLVPFFFLTRRMFTENTAWLAVFLYIVNPLCWLQSEKALSDAAGLFFAMASVQLFFYASTSGENALRYLIFGSVMLGTCLGVRLSYFPFAILWLYTLSVLSKSGNRKKTIVYGVSAFIIGICIWLVPLACYTGVKPLIVNGFGFTSGHFSDWGGSIATSQNIISRFQDFVWCLFCNGLGFWCYDTSAFRMLPSIIMGTGIIFYLIHTGYGFKTRFIIICVLPYFLWVFLGQNLEKPRHAIPLIPLAIICISAGLERFEHFLHNYSNVNKFRYSFLSPYNLFVGILIVSMSIISTRLVYTHKIEPAAQTQLLNYVQRNYNVSSTRVYCWETKRLFEYYAPLLDIRRVRNIDDLRYDVGASLVVPEVLLSTSRVNGINSITNCSNVVAEFKNNRYISNSYHEITLYDLSLLK